The following proteins are co-located in the Clostridia bacterium genome:
- a CDS encoding NCS2 family permease yields the protein MSSVASGAKPPGFAQRFFQLSENGTDARTEILAGLTTFVTMAYILLVNPVILGNAGMDKGAVFMATALASAISTLFMGLYANYPFALAPGMGLNSFFAFSMVLGSGIPWRTALGLVFLSGIVAVVVTITRLRELLIRAIPMPLKHAVGAGIGLFIAFIGFKNAGIVVSDPNTFINLGSFHKPSTLLATIGLVITAVLVARKIKGGILLGIIITSIIGIPMHITKLPTSWVSAPPSLAPTFLQLDLAGALHVAMIPIIFSLFFADLFDTIGTFVGVASRTGMIDEQGNLKRGNRALFADSLGTVFGSLLGTSNTTTYVESAAGVSAGGRTGLTSVTVALVFLLSVIFSPIALAVPAEATAPALIIVGIFMATSLNEIRFADFTEAFPAFLTAFLMPLTFSISLGLSIGFVAYVVLMLLVGKAKEVHWLMYILAAFFLIYFAFIRIGPG from the coding sequence TCGCCCAGCGCTTCTTTCAGTTGTCGGAAAACGGTACCGATGCCCGGACCGAGATCCTAGCTGGCCTCACCACTTTTGTTACCATGGCCTACATACTGTTGGTAAACCCAGTCATCCTAGGCAACGCGGGCATGGACAAGGGCGCCGTTTTCATGGCCACAGCCCTAGCTTCGGCCATCTCTACTTTGTTTATGGGTCTTTATGCCAACTATCCCTTTGCTCTGGCGCCGGGAATGGGGCTAAATAGCTTCTTTGCTTTTAGTATGGTGCTGGGGTCGGGAATACCCTGGCGGACTGCTTTGGGCCTGGTCTTCTTATCTGGTATTGTAGCTGTAGTTGTTACCATTACCCGGCTGCGGGAACTTCTTATCCGAGCCATCCCCATGCCCCTGAAGCACGCTGTAGGAGCCGGAATTGGCCTATTTATTGCCTTTATTGGCTTCAAGAACGCCGGTATTGTGGTAAGCGATCCCAACACCTTTATTAACCTGGGCAGCTTTCACAAACCCAGTACCTTGCTGGCCACCATTGGCTTGGTTATTACCGCGGTGCTGGTGGCCCGCAAAATTAAAGGCGGAATTCTGCTAGGCATCATCATTACTTCCATTATCGGCATCCCCATGCACATAACCAAGCTACCCACCAGCTGGGTATCGGCGCCGCCCAGCCTGGCTCCGACTTTCCTGCAGCTGGACTTGGCTGGGGCTTTGCACGTGGCCATGATCCCCATCATCTTTTCCCTATTCTTTGCCGACCTGTTCGATACCATCGGCACCTTTGTGGGGGTGGCCAGCCGAACTGGCATGATCGATGAGCAGGGAAACCTCAAGCGTGGCAATCGAGCCCTGTTTGCCGACTCTCTGGGAACGGTGTTTGGCTCTCTCCTGGGCACCAGCAATACAACTACTTATGTGGAGAGCGCGGCAGGAGTGAGCGCTGGGGGTCGTACCGGCCTTACCTCAGTAACGGTAGCTCTAGTTTTCCTGCTTTCGGTGATCTTTTCACCTATCGCTTTAGCCGTGCCGGCGGAAGCCACCGCCCCGGCGCTAATCATCGTGGGTATCTTTATGGCTACCAGCCTCAACGAGATCCGCTTCGCCGATTTTACCGAGGCTTTCCCGGCCTTTTTAACTGCCTTCCTGATGCCTCTGACTTTTAGCATCTCTTTAGGGCTTTCCATCGGCTTCGTAGCCTATGTAGTCCTGATGCTATTGGTGGGGAAAGCCAAGGAAGTGCACTGGCTCATGTACATCCTGGCAGCCTTCTTCTTGATTTACTTTGCCTTTATCCGGATTGGTC